GTTGAAATTGTAAATTATAAGGTAACAGTTACTGACAGCCCGCAGGATTTCACAACCGGTCGTTACAACGGTCAGTGTCTGGTGGCCAAATATATAATTCCAGATATCGCAAAATCAAATTACAGCCTGGTAATAATAGTCCATGACCATGAAAAAGGATATGGCAGCGGATATTATATTGCTACTCCTACAATGGACTCACCATCGGTAAATCTTGCAGAAAAAGTGAGCAGTCTTTTACCTGATTTTAATTACTACCAGAGAAACACGGATTCAAAAGCTCAAAGTTCATCAATTGCCCAGGTTGACACTCCAATCGTAAATACAGGAACTCCAGTATTTGTTTATGAGATTCCAGAATGGTTAAGTAATTCTAATGTATTTACTAACTCCAATAGGTTAATTGATGCCTGTTTTAATTCAATTTAAAGAATTAACTACATTTACTTTTTATTTTGAACGATATGTTAAAACTCGTAGGAAATATAATTATGAAAAAAACTTTAGTTATAATTGGTATAGTTGTTATTATCGTTGCAGTTATGGTTGGATCTTTAAATACAGCCAGTTCAATTAAACATTTTACTTTAGGGTCAGATAATAAAGGATTCGTCACTAAAACCATATATGATCATTCAGGATCATCGACTAAGAAGATAGCAATTGTAACTGGAATGCATCCGAGGGAAATTTCAGCTAAAATGGTGGTGCCTGAAGTTATAACAGATTATGCTAAATCACACAAAGTTGAAGTTGTAAGCTATCAGGTAACTGTCACTGCTAATCCTGATATATTTGTAACTGGCCGGCATAACGGTGAAAGCCTCGTTGCTAAATATGTAATTCCTGATATTAAAAAATCAAATTATGAACTGGTGATTATCTGCCACAATCATGAGAAGGGCTATGGTAATGATAGCTATTACATTGCCACCCCTACAATGGATTCTCAATCTATAACTCTGGCAGAATCAGTACACAATCTCTTGCCTGATTTTAATTACTATCAAAGAGACGCAGATTCGAAGGCTCAAAGTTCATCAATTACCACTGTTGATGACCCAATCGTAGCTACTGGGACTCCCGTTTTTGTTTATGAGATTCCAGAATGGCTAGATAACTCTAATGTATATTCTAATTCTAATAAGTTAATTGATGCATGTTTTAAGTCAATTGGGGCGACTTAAACATATTCCCTTTTTATTACTAATTTTTATAAAAGTTTTTATATGGTTAGATCAAACCTTTCTTAGGCAGGTCAATAAATCTCTAAATATTCAAAAATCAGAGCTGACAATTTCCAGAAATCAGAGTTCTAGGTGAATTCAATGATTAAAAAAAAATTAACTATAATTGTTCTATGTGCAATTGTTATCATATTAACAGCTGCATCTTTAAATACAGCTAGTTCAACTAAACATACTACTTTAGGTTCAGACAGCCGAGGCTATGTCATAAAGGATGTGTATATGCCAAATGAGACTTTAAGCTCTAAATTGGCGAACTTTACTGGTACTTCTTCTCAAAAAAAAGTTAAAGTAGCAGTTGTTACAGGTATACATCCTAGAGAAACACTTTCAATAAATGTATCTGATGCTGTAGTAAAAGATTATGCTAAATCCCACGATGTTGAGATAGTACATTACACCATTGTAGTGCATGAAAACTTTGATTATTATACTGCAGGTAGAAACAAAGGACAGGGTCTTGCCGCAGATTATATCATTCAAGATGTTGCTAAATCTGATTATGATGTTATAATAATATGTCATGACCATAAAAAAGGTTATGGTGAAGGGTTTTACATTGCAACTCCTTCAATGGATAATAAATCTGTAACACTTGCAGAAAAGGTTGACAAAGCTATGTCTGGATTAAGATTCCTGCCTTCCGATGAAAATCCTAAAAAGAAAGGTACATCAACCGAAGTTTTCACAAAACCTTTAGCAGCTACTGGACACGCTACATTTGTTTATGAGATCCCTGAATGGGTGAGTTACAGCGAAGCTTATAATGTGACCTATAATTTAGTTGACACGGCTTATAATTCGATATAATTAATGGAAAATCAACATTTTTCATATAATTATTGTTTAACTTTTTTTAAATTTTGCAAAATCAAGGAATTTAAAAACTAAAAAATAATCTATCCATAAATCAATGTATAAATAAATATTCCGAGGGCTATAAAAGGCAGTGCTTCATTTATAATAATTAGAATTTCCATATCTCCAATTTTTCGAGGGGTATATGTCTCTAAAAGCAGTGCTGCACTTAGTATAAGCCATCCGAGGGCATATAAGTAACTTTTAATATACAATGTATATATAAAAATAATTAGAAATATACATCCTGCTGCAATGCTGAATCTGTCATTTGGTGACATATGATGCCTCTTTTTTATTATTTTTGTTTAGTATGTAATTTATATACTTTGAAATAAATCCAATAATGAGTGATATAATGACAGTGATAGTACCAGATAATAATTTTATGGCCAGTCCTTCTTTCCTTATCCTAATTTTGTTAATCATTATACTGCAATTACGTGAAAGGAAGATAAAATTAAGGAAATTAATAATTATGCCAGTAATTTTGTCTATAATTACAATTCCCATGATTTATGTGGAAATATACAGCGTTTTCAACGCCGTAGTTATATTTTTTGGCCTTTTAATAGGAATATTAATGGGCTTTTTAATATCCAGATTTATGGAAGTTAAGATGAATGAAGATGGCTCTATGGTAATGAAGGGTTCTCTTATTGCGGTGCTTCTATGGGCTGCAATTATTGTAGTTAGGATATATGGAAAAAGTGCAGTTAGCAGCATGAGAGTTATAGACTTAAACCTTTTAACAGCTATATTCCTTATTATGGCAGTGGGTGCAATGATTTCCCGCCGTATATTCATTTACTGGAAATATGTAAACTTTAAAAAGAATGATGCTTTAAAGCAGGACTTAATTAACTGAAAAAGTTATAAATTGGCCTAATGATGCAACATTTAAAATGAGAATATTATTTACATGGCATTTCGATACATCCAGGTAAGGTGGTCGTTGTAAGCCTGAATTTCCCAGTACGTTGTATGATTTTCATTAAACCTTTAAAATCAAGAGGTTTTGAGATATAGCAATCTACATGATTTATATAAGCAATTTTAGCATCTTTTGGGGAATTTGAAGCTGTAAGAATTACAGTGGGTATTGAATTTAATTTTTTATCCATTTTAATTCTTTTAAGTATTTCATGTCCGTTTATAATGGGTAAGTACAGGTCTAATATTATTATATCCAGATTGTAATTATCATTTCCTTTTTTATACAAAAAATTTAATGCTTCTGTGCCGTCTTTAACCGCGTGTATTTCAGCGGGTATATGATACTCTTTAAAAATTTCTACTGTCCATCTAATGTCTGCAGGGTTGTCTTCAACCAGTAGTAATTTAACAGGTTTCTTCATTGTATGCCTCAAGATCCTTGTACAAACTGAATTTTAATTCATGTTTTAAGTGATTGAATCAGTTTCAATATTCCTATTGTTGAATAGACATCGTATGTTATATTATATTGTAATTAATCCTTAATAAATTTAATTTTTGGAATTGTGGCTATGATCTGGCCATATTAGTAATACTCAAAAATTTATTCCAGTTCATAAAAAAATAGTGAAATTAAAAATTAAAATTTTCAAATTATTTTTTGTTGAAAATTGTAAAAAAAGAAATTTAATGTGTAATTTGATCAATCTACACGATTTAAGATTTTGAGTTTGGTTTTAGTACCAAACATCTTTCATACCAATTAAATATGCAATCATGTTAGTTAGAAGATGTAGAACGATACTTATAATAAGTATAATTATAATCATGTTTAATGGTATAAAAACTATAAGCGAAGCAAATATTAATGCACCAATTACAAAATCAAGTTGATCTAGAAATGGTGCAGCTTTTCCTCTTTCGATTCCAATCCTTCTTTTTATAAAGCTTCCGACTGCATCACCAATTAAAGCACCGCCTCCTAGGAAAAGTCCTATGATGGCACCTTGTAGTATACTTGTCGGTATTGGTCCTTGAATTATCGTAATTCCGGGTATTAAGCTAAAGACGTTTCCATAATACGCTGATACAGATCCTTGAAGGATTCCTATTAAAGTTCCAATTAATGTTCCAATAATGGTTCCTTTCCAAGTTACTCCATTACCTATAATACGCCGACCGTCACGAAAATTACGGCCGAAATCCAGTGGTTTACCGCCTCCGAAGACTAATGCTGAAACATTTGCAAGGTATGCCGGTAACATAAAGTATATTACATATGCTGATAAAACTAAAACACTGATAACACTTGCATCCATGGTTTACCTCCTGTTTTAAAGCAAGATAATAATTATGTTATTTATAAATATATCTATGGTGAGATGATGGTTATAAAGAAAACCAAAAGTCTATGTCCTCAATGTCTTTCAGTTGTAGATGCTGAAGTTTATGAAGACGGCGACAAAATTATGATAAAAAAAGAATGCAAAGAGCATGGTATTTTTGATAGTACTTATTGGGGTAGTGATGAACTCTACCTAAAAGCTTCAGAGAGTGATCACAAGGGGAATGGAATAATTAATCCCCAAACTTTATCTGAAAAAGAATGTCCTATGAATTGTGGGATATGTTCCGATCATGAAAGTCAAACTATTCTCGGTCTTATTGATGTAACAAACAGGTGTAACTTAAAATGTCCTGTATGTTTTGCAAATGCTGCAGTTTCAAACCGTTTATATGAACCAACTTACGAAGAAATAAGGAAAATGCTTCAGACTTTAAGGTCAAATAAGCCAGTTCCAGCACCAGCAATTCAATACGCTGGTGGAGAACCAACAGTAAGAAAAGATCTGGTAGATTTGATTAAACTTGCAAAAGAAGAAGGATTTAGACATACTCAGATAGCTACAAATGGTTTAAGACTTGCAAGAAATCCGGAACTTGCAAAAGAACTCAAAGAAGCAGGATTAAACACAGTTTATCTTCAATTTGATGGAGTTACAGAAGAGCCATATCTTAAGACAAGAAACAAAGACTTACTTGCAACCAAACTTAAAGCAATAGAAAACTGTAGAGCAGTAGATTTGGGCATAGTACTGGTTCCTACAATTGTAAAAGGAATAAATGACCACCAGATTGGTGGTATAATAAAATTTGCAGTTGATAACCTTGATATAATAAGGGGAGTTAACTTCCAGCCGGTATCCTTTGCAGGAAGAACACCATCAGATGAAGTGGAAGAACAGCGTATAACAATTCCTGATTTTGAAAAACTGGTAGAAAAACAGACTGACTCCCAAATTAAAGTGGAAGATTTCCATCCTGCATCATGCGTTACACCAATTTCAGAATTTATAGAAGCTATTGAAGGAGAAGAGCAGGTTGTATTTACCTGTCACCCTCACTGCGGTGCTGCTACTTATGTTTTTATTGATGATGGCGAAATTATCCCAATTACTCAATTTGTAGATGTGGATAAATTCTTTGAATTACTTTCAAAAAGCGCTGAAGACATAAAAGACGGAGGATTAACTGGAAAAGCAAAAACAGTAGCAAGGGCTACACTTGAACTTCCAAGAACAGTAGATATGTCAAAATCACCAAGTACAGTTGATATCCGATCTATATTGACTTCGGTTTTTAAAGAGAGATCTTACAGCGCTCTTGGAGATTTCCACCATAAAACACTTCTTATTGGATGCATG
This genomic window from Methanobacterium veterum contains:
- a CDS encoding CDP-2,3-bis-(O-geranylgeranyl)-sn-glycerol synthase, whose product is MDASVISVLVLSAYVIYFMLPAYLANVSALVFGGGKPLDFGRNFRDGRRIIGNGVTWKGTIIGTLIGTLIGILQGSVSAYYGNVFSLIPGITIIQGPIPTSILQGAIIGLFLGGGALIGDAVGSFIKRRIGIERGKAAPFLDQLDFVIGALIFASLIVFIPLNMIIIILIISIVLHLLTNMIAYLIGMKDVWY
- a CDS encoding CcdC protein domain-containing protein: MTVIVPDNNFMASPSFLILILLIIILQLRERKIKLRKLIIMPVILSIITIPMIYVEIYSVFNAVVIFFGLLIGILMGFLISRFMEVKMNEDGSMVMKGSLIAVLLWAAIIVVRIYGKSAVSSMRVIDLNLLTAIFLIMAVGAMISRRIFIYWKYVNFKKNDALKQDLIN
- the tes gene encoding tetraether lipid synthase Tes → MVIKKTKSLCPQCLSVVDAEVYEDGDKIMIKKECKEHGIFDSTYWGSDELYLKASESDHKGNGIINPQTLSEKECPMNCGICSDHESQTILGLIDVTNRCNLKCPVCFANAAVSNRLYEPTYEEIRKMLQTLRSNKPVPAPAIQYAGGEPTVRKDLVDLIKLAKEEGFRHTQIATNGLRLARNPELAKELKEAGLNTVYLQFDGVTEEPYLKTRNKDLLATKLKAIENCRAVDLGIVLVPTIVKGINDHQIGGIIKFAVDNLDIIRGVNFQPVSFAGRTPSDEVEEQRITIPDFEKLVEKQTDSQIKVEDFHPASCVTPISEFIEAIEGEEQVVFTCHPHCGAATYVFIDDGEIIPITQFVDVDKFFELLSKSAEDIKDGGLTGKAKTVARATLELPRTVDMSKSPSTVDIRSILTSVFKERSYSALGDFHHKTLLIGCMHFMDPWNFDQDRVKRCVIHYAVPDGRIIPFCSMNAIHREEIEKKFAIPFEKGNITGGRLEGKSDLPSNKT
- a CDS encoding response regulator; protein product: MKKPVKLLLVEDNPADIRWTVEIFKEYHIPAEIHAVKDGTEALNFLYKKGNDNYNLDIIILDLYLPIINGHEILKRIKMDKKLNSIPTVILTASNSPKDAKIAYINHVDCYISKPLDFKGLMKIIQRTGKFRLTTTTLPGCIEMPCK